The nucleotide sequence catttcttctacatggccctcacttggctatgggttattgtccattatatattatatgcccatcttgccatgttcactttgcatgatatgctcattactatgcctttgccatgcattcgtgacccatgctttgcattacacatgatgattgattcttatacttgtatgtgtatttgcaagcttggtgaagatattgcttgttattgccatgttccatctatgacccattcctatgatgatactatgatcttgcttttgtgttcgtgcttgtgatatgtcatgtttATTGCGTATGCCTATTATTTGccaacatgacatgattgccatgattttctcttgcatgttgcatcttcgcactactagcttgcacgacttgattactatgcttgcttatgttgcatcaccaatgcatacttgctcacttcatgcAGTTGGTGACAACCatttacatgctttgcacatgattgttattgcatcttgtcatatatctccatgtgttgccacTCTCATGTTAGacgatttgccatgtattgagtgcaacaatgcttctactcttgctcatgagattgcccccatagcattctcacatatatttggagattttgacatttctcttgtgaagcatgcttgtcttacctctttgcaccatatacctagtgccatatTGCCGTTGTTGCACATATTATTCATGCatttgtgcttctaatggttatgtgcaagagaagagaaccatcatgatggatgatgtgtttatctatcatgcgcatacgttctttcttttgttgtgtgcatgtgtaggatacttggacttcgtgtcaacttccacttcacatgagttgaccatccgagctcttgagagcgaaccaccttctaccacgacggTCCTACAacgcacttgcttgtacttcggcattgtgaaggacgcacaaagACACGCctacaaggtgacatctttcttgagcatggatatgacgGATCATAccacttgtgttgcttgcaccatgagacttgttgttcatcttggaccacttgattgcacacatgttagagatcttgcttcgacttgtcattttcaccgttccatgcgtcatgatatatatgccttgtgtgttgcatccaattcttggattacttgctcctctcatatgtttggttgcaacaatgtcatcacttcacatatgccatgccccattgattgctacatgcttgccttgattgcctcacacatgatgaacaatttctctttccattgtgttgagtgccacacgatattcactacaccccatgcacattatgcttggattgtcttgcacttgacccatgcgtttagacacttcattttatttggtgttgtgaatgatttttatgcctaccatagacctttcattgagcgctttgccaattcttgctatgactttgaggtagatgcttattcttttgttacacatatttgcatcactacctcacatttacatgcttgtccccatgatatctttgcttgtgctcgattgatatgcttacatgccatgtcataatcccttgtcacaccatatgctttgcatgatgatgacacttgtttggtCACTCAcatcttgaatgcttggttttgcactaacgctaaccacatttgtttttccaagtgtttgttgtccttactccttttgaaggaaccacaagatggtgcgacattagagagtgcccatttcgagcttcaagatgacaagtacttggtgaacgtccacttctacacggcgaagccatctctttcccatggtgatttggttttcgatccgaggtcggatctttcccaagggaggggagatgatgcggagcatcctatggacatcaccatgtcaagagttcgtttggCGGGTGActcgtgcgacatctacttcacatacacaaaggtgaatcatgtCCTATAtgcgtgctcacttgaccccttcgaggatggtatactacttgacactccactcgtgtgcatgcataggtattgtcggaacactacggacgatgacgaggagtgcaagcgccaaggaacaactacaccatccgtgagggaagcctggaagcgacgacggaagaagacggagctgctgaagctatagcggccggacatccgagccagaggccggacatccggcgcatgTGCAGCCGCCCAACTGCTGCACCAACAGTCGGCCGAACAAGcctcagcggccggacatccggcaccaaccccagacatccggcgcctcccgacagcccggacatccggcatctccCCCGAAAATCCGGCATCGACGTATCCAGAGAGCAGCTGAACctccacttcagcccggacatccggccgcgaccccggacatccggctcatcccgaagccccggacatccggcccccagcccggacgtccggcacctgcgTGTGCCTaaccgggccaaaggcccatgtatcccctcctcacttaccccttcgtggcactagactatatatactcctccacctccttctagttagggttagcgttgtgatagctcatttgagagatagagttttgctcatccatatcggatctactccacgagagagaccgcaacccctctacggagaagatccaccttggattcaagacccctcacgggaagatccccttgtggattcaagacctcctcacggagaagaaccggttacctcttgtatcgtccgttgttgactttggatcttgtatctctctttgtgtttcgaggatctagcacatgtgtgatcatacttgttggtttgagtgttctcttgtgttcccctcgtgattttcccctcctttccctcctcatgttcttcgcgttcttcgcgggatccgctccttccgtgaaagatcgggccactagggttctaccctacatcaaattCTACCaaaaacaataaaagaaaaatTAGGAAGCATAAAGTATGGACTTTATTTCTCTTCAAATTAAGCCGTCAAACTAATACCAAATAGTTTCATAACTATCAAACATGCCTAAAACATCATTTCTATTGAATCCACATGACAAGTATTTATGGTAAGGGACACCATCATGACGCGCAAGGCTAATGTAAGCGGGATCCAAGTGGCAGCGTCGAGGCCAGTTGCACCAAATGTCACAGAGGCCCGCTAAACCCATgtgtattttgaaaaaaaatctatgTATTATCAGATTTAGTTGTGGCCAACACGTACACTGCTCTAAACCCCAGTTTCAgaatcatttttttttcaaacCATGTAGTAGGATTGCATATATATTACAACGAGGAGTATTTACAAGATAATGATCGATCAAACAACCTAAGCTCACACCAGCGTGAACACAGAGTCAAAGCCCTTGCTCCCTGGAGACATAAAAGCGTTCATAGTGTTCACGCACCCTGCATCCTTGACCTAGCATCCTGCCAGAGAAAATCAGTAGGAGTGACCTAGTTTCAGAATCAttctaaaaattaaaaaaaaatgctGTCAATAGCGCAGAAAACAAAATTCTTGAGTGCTTACCAAGGGTTCTCTTATGTAAACCTGGAAGAGAGACAAAAATCAAAGACATCACAACATAAAACTTCTAATATCCCATGAAAATGGTTGATCCATAGTTCTTCCATTTTTTCTGGAGTAAACATGACAGCAATGGCACACAACAGCAAGGAACAAATTGAGTGTTCAGAGCAAGCACAAAATTTGGAGAGTCATATTCCATAAAAGTTGTTAAAAGGTATAAGTGTAGGAGATGTGAAATTCTAGATAAATTCCATCTAAGAAAGCTAAACTGCTATTTGGAAGCTACTGGGCAACAAATGTTTCTAAAAATTGATGAAGCAATCACACACACGTGTACTATTATTAGCAAAATGAAACATGTTACAACAAACCAAGCACTACAGATAAGTCCTCAGCTTGATCAACCAACAATTGCATAAAGAAAACATAAAAGGATGACAGCTAAAGAAAATAGAAGAATATAAGCTTAAGTGGCGAACAAATAGCTTTTGCACTCACTGTATATAGCTAATTAGCTATACTATTATGTACTAAAATAAAGAATAGTCTGCTTGCCTGAAAGCTATTTTTTATATCCATCTGATCAAATTGATTTAGGATTTAACTCCACAACAACCGAAATTGTAAGTGTGCGCACATTTCATCAGGTATCCTAATAGGCAGTAGGTTTTACAAGCATCATAAGAAACCAGAGAATGAACTTGCATGCCTCACCTATCATCTGGAGATTAATAGAAGGCCAAACAGACGCTACCAAGCATTTTTAGAATTGGATCCCAAACAAATGGGAAATGATGCCTAGAATGAAAAGGCTGCACAAGGCACACAAGAAAAATCTAAAGCAGGGTACTCCAAAAAATGGAATATTATCAAGCCTACTACAAAGCAGGATGCTCAACAACTCATGTCTTTTGAGGAACATTtttgcacatcaaaaattcagaTGCATAAAAATAGAGCCAATAAATCTGGATACTGTAATCTGAATCACCCAAAATTAGCTGAGCTATTCATACCCGAAAGTAAGCAAAGAAAGGTACATTTTTGTAGTTTGACTTATAGTTGCACAAGCACCCTTGCATGCGCTACGATGTCATCATGACCAAATCTACGAAACTGAAAAGACATTGTTGTGTACTAATTTTGGCTCCTCAGAAGCTAGTACAAAAGAAGAGGATCCAACTGGATATTGTTCTTATCTTCCTACAGAAAAGAAAAGGTAAAAAACTGATTCAGAGCTGATTGCAGGTAGGTAAATCATCTATTCACCTTGATTAACCCATGAGTTATATATACTTATTCCTCGATTTTATCCTGTCTAGTAGGTTTGCAGTAGACGTTGGTATAGGTTACTCAATCTGAGAGCCAGAGATGTGACGAGGGGAACAGTGGCAATGGAGTAGATCAAACGACTGGGCCACTCAAATGTGATTTTCATCAGTTAGTCATCACGGAGCTCGCATACTTCTTCCCTCGACTTTGTTCTGTCGAGTAGGTTCTGTATTAAAGATGGAATGAGAAGGGGAGCTGTTATATCCTCAATGTGCAAATTCAGGCTAAACAGTCAGGAGATGTGCAATTCTCTAGAGATGGAAAGCAACAAACTGAATGTCCCAGCAAAACAACAAACTGTACTACAAGAGTTTGAAGAATTTCTTGGCTGCACCATTACTAATGAAGTTAACATCCACCCGCCAAATGATATTCGATCTAGGGGTAGGATAAAGAGAATCAAGGGGCATAATGAGAAAGGACGAAGAATAGGTAACAACAATAAGGCGAAGGTGTCGCAGTTGTGCGAGATGCCGAGATTCTATCTGTTTGTTCATGTTTAAGAATCAGTTTTTTATCTGTCTCACTTCATGAACTGATAATTGGATATTCACTCTAACTGCAATACTTTTTTGTTTGTGTGAATGACTTAGTTAATATTCATTCATCATTATGTACAGTTTTGTTGCAACTGGAATAAATGTATTTCTAACTGTCGGAATGCTTAGACTTCCCTGTCTACATATGTATCACCAAACAACAAGTTAGATGCTTGCAGAAAACACACACAAATCACCAGATATCTTGTAACACAGTATAGAGTACCTTGCGGTTCTGGGCAATACTGACCCTCTTCTTAATAACCCCAAGCTGCTAAAAGAAACTTGCAAAATAATCCAAACCAACAAAGATGATATTAGGACTAGACCCCTTGCGTCACCTGCACTTCTCCAAGCTCCAATGACAGAGACATACCTTGCATCTGGTCCTCGCAGAAGCTGTGGGGGATGTGGCCGGTACATAGGACAGGGGTCGTGTTTTCCGTCTCCTCTGGTTGCTTCGTCTCTCGGATCTCTGCTCTTTCCCCTCCGGCGGCTACACCAATCACAACTCAACATCAGGGACAAGGAAAAAAATGCATGCGcgtttgtgtgtgtgttttgttggGTTCGATTTGGTTCGAAGGCAAGCACGCACACAACAGGAAGTCCTTTCC is from Triticum aestivum cultivar Chinese Spring chromosome 3A, IWGSC CS RefSeq v2.1, whole genome shotgun sequence and encodes:
- the LOC123061284 gene encoding uncharacterized protein isoform X11, encoding MVSIEPQRGSELEMRWGQKVLLGWFQDREGKDFLLSAGGERAEIRETKQPEETENTTPVLCTGHIPHSFCEDQMQVSFSSLGLLRRGSVLPRTARMLGQGCRVREHYERFYVSREQGL
- the LOC123061284 gene encoding uncharacterized protein isoform X12; its protein translation is MVSIEPQRGSELEMRWGQKVLLGWFQDREGKDFLLSAGGERAEIRETKQPEETENTTPVLCTGHIPHSFCEDQMQVSFSSLGLLRRGSVLPRTARFT